In the genome of Ignavibacteriales bacterium, one region contains:
- a CDS encoding ABC transporter permease: MHTEQSVKSKTAREKITSDFEKKVLEFFETIAGLFQFSVMFFKNVFIPPYEVEQIRKHMDELGIKTLPIVSITGFIIGLVLAMQTQPVLVRFGAEAFLPGSVGISIVRELGPVITALIFAGRVSSGIGAELGSMRVTEQIDAMEVSAVNPFKYLVVTRIFACTFILPLLTVYVIFIALFGSYIAVVLVQNMSIEYYIDAVVSAVEYGDAIPGVAKTFVFGFIVGVVGSYKGYTATNGTEGVGKASTTSVVISSLMILLFDMVLVKITLWLWPTI; this comes from the coding sequence ATTCACACCGAACAATCCGTGAAATCAAAAACAGCCCGTGAAAAAATAACATCCGACTTTGAAAAGAAAGTTTTAGAATTTTTTGAAACAATTGCCGGACTTTTTCAGTTCTCAGTAATGTTTTTCAAAAATGTTTTCATTCCACCATACGAGGTTGAACAGATCCGTAAACATATGGATGAACTGGGAATAAAAACCTTGCCTATAGTAAGCATTACCGGGTTTATAATTGGACTGGTACTGGCAATGCAAACCCAGCCTGTACTTGTAAGGTTTGGTGCTGAAGCATTTCTTCCCGGCTCGGTTGGAATCTCCATTGTGCGTGAACTTGGACCTGTGATAACAGCATTGATTTTCGCGGGAAGAGTAAGTTCCGGTATAGGTGCTGAATTAGGCTCTATGCGAGTGACCGAGCAGATCGACGCAATGGAAGTATCCGCAGTTAATCCTTTCAAATATCTTGTCGTCACGAGAATATTTGCATGTACATTTATTCTGCCGTTGTTAACAGTGTACGTTATCTTCATTGCTTTGTTCGGAAGCTACATAGCAGTTGTTCTTGTTCAGAATATGAGTATAGAATATTATATCGATGCGGTTGTCAGCGCGGTTGAGTATGGCGATGCAATTCCGGGTGTTGCCAAAACATTTGTTTTCGGATTTATAGTCGGAGTGGTTGGTTCATATAAAGGATACACCGCAACAAACGGCACAGAAGGCGTCGGGAAAGCATCTACAACATCGGTTGTGATATCATCATTGATGATACTATTGTTTGACATGGTACTGGTAAAAATAACATTGTGGCTGTGGCCAACGATCTGA
- a CDS encoding YraN family protein: MTYQTKQVGDEGEQLAIDFLKESGYEIVETNYRYGKGEIDIIAKEPSKDLLIFVEVKSRKNLEFGEPEYAITKNKVKQIKRMAQLYFYNKEIKEADCRFDVVTILFNQNKKPELKHYINAFD, from the coding sequence ATGACGTATCAAACAAAGCAAGTCGGCGATGAAGGCGAACAGCTAGCTATTGATTTTCTGAAAGAAAGTGGTTATGAAATCGTTGAGACAAATTACAGGTATGGAAAGGGTGAGATTGACATTATTGCAAAGGAGCCATCGAAGGATTTATTAATATTTGTTGAAGTGAAGTCGCGTAAAAATCTTGAATTCGGCGAGCCCGAATATGCTATCACAAAAAATAAAGTTAAACAGATAAAACGAATGGCACAGCTTTATTTTTATAATAAAGAAATAAAAGAAGCTGACTGCAGGTTTGATGTTGTAACCATACTATTTAATCAGAATAAAAAACCTGAGCTAAAACATTATATCAATGCATTTGACTAA
- a CDS encoding ribonuclease HII, giving the protein MKSFDDSYRTNGIKLIAGVDEAGRGPLAGPVVAASVIFHPDDFIEGVNDSKQLNESERDNLFDIIKSKALAFSVSEISHSEIDEINILQASLKAMKQSVNKMNIKPDIVLIDGNKIFNSEMKTRAIVKGDSKSFSIAAASILAKVTRDGIMHMLDEEYPEYNWKKNKGYPTQFHISTIKRIGVSPYHRKTFLKKILPESKILQLDFSQVQQ; this is encoded by the coding sequence ATGAAATCATTCGACGACAGCTACAGAACAAATGGAATAAAATTGATCGCCGGGGTTGATGAAGCAGGAAGGGGACCGCTTGCAGGACCTGTGGTGGCGGCTTCGGTCATCTTCCATCCTGACGATTTTATTGAAGGTGTAAATGATTCAAAACAATTAAATGAATCAGAACGTGATAATCTTTTTGACATTATTAAATCAAAAGCTCTGGCATTTTCAGTTTCGGAAATCTCTCATTCAGAAATTGATGAAATAAATATTTTGCAGGCATCATTAAAGGCTATGAAGCAATCCGTTAATAAAATGAATATTAAACCCGATATTGTTTTGATAGACGGCAATAAAATTTTCAATTCAGAAATGAAAACCAGGGCAATAGTTAAAGGTGACTCAAAATCATTTTCAATCGCGGCAGCTTCCATACTTGCAAAAGTAACACGGGACGGGATTATGCATATGCTGGATGAAGAATATCCTGAATACAACTGGAAGAAGAATAAAGGATATCCGACACAATTTCATATAAGCACAATAAAAAGGATCGGGGTTTCACCGTATCATAGAAAAACTTTTTTGAAAAAAATTCTTCCGGAATCGAAAATTCTTCAACTGGATTTTTCTCAGGTACAACAATGA